A section of the Umboniibacter marinipuniceus genome encodes:
- a CDS encoding DUF2069 domain-containing protein has translation MKYLIHPRVIVCFYLLLIFTQIADTFSSDLTLTTQWIVAIVRVAPLLLLYRAISNETPRLLIWLCFLLLGYFVGATLGSFSPASTLWDFAALACCVILFNSAMFRARALAIADQAESSNHKD, from the coding sequence ATGAAGTATCTAATTCACCCCCGCGTCATAGTCTGCTTTTATCTGCTGCTAATCTTCACCCAAATTGCCGATACCTTTAGTTCGGACCTGACCCTCACTACTCAGTGGATTGTCGCGATAGTAAGAGTTGCGCCACTGTTGCTATTATACAGAGCTATCAGCAACGAGACTCCGCGCCTACTCATATGGCTATGCTTTCTATTACTCGGCTACTTTGTAGGCGCAACATTAGGCAGCTTTTCACCGGCCTCAACACTCTGGGATTTTGCAGCGTTGGCTTGCTGTGTCATACTTTTCAACAGTGCCATGTTCAGAGCGAGAGCGCTGGCGATTGCAGATCAAGCTGAATCATCAAATCACAAGGACTAG
- the arsC gene encoding arsenate reductase (glutaredoxin) (This arsenate reductase requires both glutathione and glutaredoxin to convert arsenate to arsenite, after which the efflux transporter formed by ArsA and ArsB can extrude the arsenite from the cell, providing resistance.) has translation MTTIYHNPRCSKSRQTLELLTNEGINVNVVRYLDTPPSREQLSDLLNQLGYSAHQLLRKGEAIYKSLGLSADTADAELLAAMVENPILIERPIVSHNGRAMIGRPPEQVLELFK, from the coding sequence ATGACAACCATATACCACAATCCGCGATGCTCAAAGTCACGACAGACTCTAGAACTCCTCACCAATGAAGGAATCAACGTCAATGTCGTTCGTTACTTGGACACACCGCCGTCCAGGGAGCAATTATCAGACCTGCTCAACCAACTTGGTTACTCAGCTCATCAACTACTTCGCAAGGGCGAAGCAATCTATAAGTCGCTTGGCTTATCGGCAGATACCGCTGATGCCGAATTATTGGCGGCGATGGTCGAGAACCCAATTTTGATAGAACGCCCAATTGTTAGCCATAATGGGCGAGCAATGATTGGTCGCCCCCCTGAGCAGGTCTTGGAGTTATTTAAGTGA
- the wrbA gene encoding NAD(P)H:quinone oxidoreductase, which produces MSSSFILVLYYSVGGSVKALAEQIALGIEASGMSARVRTVPAVSSTTEATSSPVPDEGDLYCEYQDLRDCSALALGSPTRFGNMAAALKYFIDGSSDLWLSGDLIDKPFGVFTSSASLHGGQETTLMSMAIPLLHHGMIWAGVPYSVAELGQTSTGGTPYGPSHVSGSQGTTTLTADEIAIARAYGKRLGQLAQRLERSL; this is translated from the coding sequence GTGAGTAGCTCCTTCATTCTCGTGCTCTATTACTCGGTTGGTGGGTCCGTCAAAGCGCTTGCCGAGCAAATAGCACTTGGTATTGAAGCAAGTGGTATGAGCGCGCGCGTTCGTACCGTTCCAGCTGTCAGCTCAACCACCGAGGCAACGAGCTCGCCGGTCCCCGATGAGGGAGACCTCTACTGCGAGTACCAGGACCTCCGCGATTGTAGTGCCCTAGCACTGGGTAGCCCAACCCGATTTGGCAATATGGCGGCGGCATTAAAATATTTTATCGATGGGAGTTCTGACCTCTGGCTCAGCGGTGATCTGATTGATAAACCCTTCGGCGTTTTTACTAGCTCGGCAAGCCTTCATGGAGGACAAGAAACAACTCTCATGAGCATGGCTATCCCACTTCTTCATCACGGTATGATTTGGGCAGGCGTCCCCTACAGCGTGGCAGAGCTCGGACAAACTTCCACTGGAGGAACGCCTTACGGCCCGTCTCACGTCAGTGGTTCGCAAGGAACAACTACGTTAACGGCAGATGAAATTGCCATTGCCCGCGCTTACGGAAAGCGCCTTGGACAACTCGCTCAACGATTAGAGAGAAGCCTATAA
- a CDS encoding YihY family inner membrane protein yields the protein MEKVADTIITTTRERMLEFIRFCRFVLRRFVDDGCAHAAAALTYTSLFAIVPTLTVMVTIIAIVPAFEPALQQAQELLLNHLVPSSSDTVQSALVGFTNEAKKLTGFSVLLLIVTVVLLLNTIEDAFNRIWGIKQRRKLRPKLMLYWTLISLGPIFLASAAAASAALAQSEYISWLDAEHLNWLLTPLPWVFNCLLFSMLLAYVPNCYVPARDAILGGMVTASLFMVAQNVFSVGAFSPNYSAIYGTFAAVPLFLLWIYASWIVVLFGANLTRCLPRYHTTNRTSSSRLMVAIAVLRWLWANHAQGYRLSERQWIGGKIKSLPLESHADWLALRHRLVAERILLVNDEDELALGRDLTRYSIGDFLRILEPNVLMDDTLRRTRDKLPATVSASLKGLQGDAEVVLKQPLSVWLEKG from the coding sequence ATGGAAAAAGTTGCTGACACAATTATAACCACAACACGCGAGCGTATGCTTGAATTCATCCGTTTCTGTCGGTTTGTACTAAGAAGATTCGTTGATGACGGCTGTGCGCACGCCGCGGCGGCCTTAACCTATACTTCGCTATTTGCGATTGTTCCCACCTTGACGGTGATGGTGACCATCATTGCCATCGTACCGGCCTTTGAGCCAGCTCTGCAGCAAGCGCAGGAACTTCTTTTAAATCACCTAGTTCCCTCGAGCTCCGATACGGTGCAATCCGCGCTGGTTGGATTCACTAACGAAGCAAAGAAGCTTACTGGATTCAGCGTTCTGCTGTTAATCGTGACCGTTGTATTGCTCCTGAATACCATTGAGGATGCTTTTAACCGTATTTGGGGTATTAAACAACGGCGAAAGTTGCGCCCCAAGCTGATGCTGTATTGGACCTTGATAAGTCTAGGGCCAATCTTCCTAGCGTCAGCGGCGGCTGCATCGGCGGCGTTGGCTCAATCGGAGTATATTAGTTGGCTGGATGCCGAGCACCTAAATTGGCTGCTGACGCCGCTTCCTTGGGTGTTTAATTGCCTATTGTTTTCAATGCTGCTTGCCTATGTCCCTAATTGTTACGTTCCTGCGCGCGACGCTATTTTAGGCGGTATGGTAACGGCTTCATTATTCATGGTGGCGCAGAATGTTTTTTCAGTTGGTGCTTTCAGCCCCAATTATTCGGCAATCTATGGCACCTTTGCTGCAGTGCCGCTATTCCTCCTATGGATTTATGCGTCATGGATAGTGGTCCTATTTGGCGCCAACTTGACTCGCTGTTTACCCCGTTATCACACCACCAACAGGACTTCTAGCAGCAGGCTGATGGTGGCGATTGCGGTGCTTCGATGGCTATGGGCGAACCATGCGCAGGGCTATCGACTCTCGGAGCGGCAGTGGATAGGCGGAAAGATTAAATCGCTGCCACTAGAGTCTCATGCGGACTGGTTGGCATTGCGACATCGGCTGGTTGCGGAGCGGATTTTATTGGTCAATGATGAAGACGAGCTAGCGTTAGGTAGGGATTTAACACGGTATAGTATTGGCGACTTCCTTCGTATACTGGAACCAAATGTGCTGATGGACGATACGTTACGACGCACTCGCGACAAACTTCCCGCTACCGTAAGCGCGTCATTGAAAGGTCTTCAAGGCGATGCAGAGGTAGTACTGAAGCAGCCACTTAGTGTGTGGCTCGAGAAAGGTTAA
- a CDS encoding TlpA family protein disulfide reductase: MRLIVIMVTLMSLSACAEKPISLQLLPSGSHAMTNDTGEYTVLNYWAIWCAPCRREIPELNEFDHLSADVTVVGVNWDRDDADTTLEYMERMGIEFPVTDGDPLQQLAIIRPEILPTTFVFDANGRLVATLVGEQDGQSIRAAIESAEHSGT, translated from the coding sequence ATGCGTTTGATAGTTATTATGGTCACGTTGATGTCATTGTCGGCGTGCGCAGAGAAGCCGATTTCTCTGCAATTACTACCCTCTGGTTCGCACGCCATGACTAATGACACTGGCGAGTACACGGTACTAAATTACTGGGCAATATGGTGTGCACCCTGCCGCAGGGAAATCCCAGAGCTGAACGAATTCGACCACCTCAGTGCCGATGTTACTGTAGTAGGTGTGAACTGGGATCGAGATGACGCAGACACCACGCTAGAGTACATGGAACGTATGGGAATCGAATTTCCGGTCACTGACGGCGATCCACTCCAGCAACTCGCCATTATTCGTCCCGAAATTCTGCCAACTACTTTCGTGTTTGACGCTAATGGTCGCTTAGTGGCTACCTTGGTTGGCGAGCAGGACGGGCAATCAATCCGCGCGGCGATTGAGTCAGCTGAGCACAGCGGAACTTAA